A single region of the Brassica rapa cultivar Chiifu-401-42 chromosome A03, CAAS_Brap_v3.01, whole genome shotgun sequence genome encodes:
- the LOC103855935 gene encoding uncharacterized protein LOC103855935, producing the protein MKTLIIWCLVSQAIILTCNSAGSGGGDVEFTIVIKNEMHHFKKPAVFYHCVSKKKDMGWHRSVPSTEYHWSFKVPKFGNGVMIHKCEFRSRLGTANIEIDTLSTTAILCDGHVCEYAVRRNGIYFIGYELYYPFGVFIELSRPVEKLVEPWTPWSPQQLKALHRSKDYHH; encoded by the coding sequence TCCTAACGTGCAACTCAGCCGGCTCAGGAGGAGGAGACGTCGAGTTCACCATAGTCATAAAAAACGAAATGCACCACTTCAAAAAACCAGCGGTTTTCTACCATTGCGTATCGAAAAAGAAAGACATGGGATGGCACAGATCGGTCCCGTCGACAGAGTATCATTGGAGCTTCAAGGTTCCAAAGTTTGGTAACGGCGTGATGATCCACAAATGTGAGTTCAGGTCGAGGCTAGGAACAGCGAATATTGAGATTGACACGTTGTCCACTACAGCGATTCTGTGCGACGGGCATGTATGCGAATACGCGGTTAGACGTAACGGGATTTATTTTATTGGGTACGAGTTGTATTATCCGTTTGGAGTGTTTATAGAATTGTCGAGGCCCGTGGAGAAGCTGGTCGAGCCGTGGACGCCTTGGTCACCGCAACAGCTCAAAGCTTTGCACCGTAGCAAGGACTACCATCATTGA